A single window of uncultured Methanospirillum sp. DNA harbors:
- the hmdC gene encoding 5,10-methenyltetrahydromethanopterin hydrogenase cofactor biosynthesis protein HmdC: protein MQDIIHEAACDLDCAWELSKRQFDPQKVVESVSDLDREHAMQLGMNLKRFPMGCDLTEVMVGTCASDIEKKDILGNCLLADTIGASIHVCAYAFADIAEAHGMRGVDLLREVREMTEVPLDLDHFGASGPMRLSKEIIGCKGDCYNQGPPFRGCPRDRIHSRLVDKEADGLADKEEWIRLSSSVAVNVTCVQGAEGHAAPLKEARDVARLAKQHGKGVEAIMFIGDGYTDLIDGFSAGLELGADVFVLEGGPFNCAENRLDAFSRAVAMARILAPGKIVATNGAYEDECRIGLRSGINAIISGFPKNHHGYMCGYSPGTARRGNFGLPRILEIMKEEIAAGWTKVPVQKGELEALARAVKVVGQSDVYPKKVGYTTLGDAHWTCLPSTPIYSRVSVNRTVRDLVSMAEGGFLGGRVALLGGRFVSWAIASELDRYVDQIIISDIDPRVEEVTVDNLSNALKTEVIAAGSDDAAAHHAANSTVISTTIPDLARKISEQHRQSITLV, encoded by the coding sequence ATGCAGGACATCATCCACGAGGCAGCATGTGATTTAGACTGTGCATGGGAACTCTCAAAGAGGCAGTTTGATCCACAAAAAGTAGTAGAATCGGTATCAGATCTCGATCGCGAACACGCGATGCAGCTCGGGATGAACCTGAAACGGTTTCCGATGGGGTGTGATCTCACTGAAGTGATGGTGGGAACCTGTGCATCCGATATCGAGAAGAAGGATATTCTTGGTAACTGTCTGCTTGCGGATACAATAGGAGCTTCAATTCACGTCTGTGCATATGCGTTTGCTGATATTGCAGAGGCTCACGGAATGCGGGGTGTCGATCTGCTCAGGGAGGTCAGGGAGATGACAGAAGTCCCTCTCGATCTCGACCACTTCGGAGCCAGCGGTCCGATGAGGCTTTCAAAAGAGATCATCGGGTGCAAAGGCGACTGTTACAATCAGGGTCCTCCGTTCAGGGGCTGCCCCAGAGATAGGATCCACTCGCGACTTGTGGATAAAGAAGCAGACGGGCTTGCAGACAAGGAAGAGTGGATACGCCTCTCCTCGTCGGTGGCGGTGAACGTCACCTGTGTCCAGGGGGCTGAGGGTCATGCAGCCCCACTGAAAGAGGCCAGGGATGTAGCCAGACTTGCTAAACAGCATGGTAAAGGTGTTGAAGCCATCATGTTTATCGGAGACGGGTACACCGATCTCATCGATGGCTTCTCTGCCGGGCTTGAACTCGGAGCAGATGTTTTTGTACTCGAAGGCGGGCCGTTTAACTGTGCAGAGAACCGGCTTGATGCTTTTTCCCGTGCTGTTGCCATGGCACGTATCCTGGCACCCGGTAAGATCGTGGCAACCAACGGGGCATATGAGGATGAGTGCAGAATCGGTCTTCGATCAGGTATCAATGCGATAATCTCCGGGTTTCCAAAAAATCATCACGGATACATGTGCGGGTATTCCCCCGGTACTGCACGAAGAGGAAACTTCGGACTGCCTCGGATCCTTGAGATCATGAAAGAGGAGATTGCTGCAGGATGGACTAAAGTTCCTGTGCAGAAAGGAGAGCTGGAAGCACTTGCACGTGCGGTAAAGGTCGTGGGTCAGTCAGACGTGTACCCAAAGAAGGTCGGGTATACAACACTCGGGGACGCACACTGGACCTGTCTTCCATCAACGCCGATTTATTCACGCGTTTCAGTGAACAGGACAGTCCGGGATCTTGTATCGATGGCTGAAGGAGGATTTCTCGGAGGTCGTGTCGCCCTTCTTGGCGGTAGGTTCGTCTCCTGGGCAATAGCCAGTGAACTGGACAGATATGTCGATCAGATCATCATCAGCGACATTGATCCCAGGGTCGAAGAGGTGACGGTTGACAATCTCTCGAATGCTCTGAAGACAGAGGTTATCGCAGCAGGTAGTGATGATGCAGCTGCCCATCATGCTGCGAACTCAACAGTTATCAGTACAACAATTCCTGATCTCGCAAGAAAGATATCTGAGCAGCACAGACAGTCGATCACTCTGGTCTGA
- a CDS encoding response regulator — protein sequence MPIRVLHIDDNAMILEISRLYLAKLGYFEITTEINPLIAAEMDLSRFDAIVSDYEMPEMDGLQLLDAIRSKGVQIPFILLTGRGNDTVMIRALSAGAASYLHKTANPRAMFTELAAVLHKEMELKSRAASVYHPSPVQRDNHLFDHLPEPAFAVNNEGSVTAWNQAAVQMTGRSADTMIGVGWEQCSLAFGGEQRKMAVHALLSGDVSSLDGYEITLSSSTLIIGKRTSRTEEGVLKTYWEKSSLIIGTDGRADGAVVIIRDLTMRRSIINQNKVMREQLAAIADCMIEFGGSFKTNIRSVLSTACRFCGAAMAGYVSSGNTRPDCVCIYCCDEHKDDKQEFRSCITGDIHERRDQTAPRWYTREYSVGSEGSSRVILAFFEDEESSFCDSFIRLLIGAISAEEQRHTAIEEKNQSEERYRMIFENAPVALFEEDYSGVYRRLMSDDDCVAFSHSWDDPAAINSLMNEVHLTSMNEASCRLLGTDEPSVQAMKILGSTEAAYSLFREACSCITTNKPSFSGHDRLILPDSQERNVYLNWTAPRQNDQYKSVLVSMVDITGQKQIEASLRQANKKLGTLTTLTRHDILNQMTALIGYLHLLSNEISDPEVIGWIRNCQKICRAITTIISFTKEYEQIGLFEPRWADLSDLIHTDDLEQGFLELEIELKLPSVSIYADAMFPQVIWNLIDNVSRHSITATRVSITGFHNEVNCCLIVEDNGLGIADCLKEKIFERGYGSHTGLGLFLVREILSITGISIRECGEEGNGAKFFITIPSDAWRDLNTPS from the coding sequence ATGCCCATCCGGGTACTTCACATTGACGACAACGCCATGATCCTTGAGATCTCAAGGTTGTACCTGGCCAAGCTTGGATACTTTGAGATCACGACTGAAATAAACCCCCTGATTGCTGCAGAGATGGACCTTTCACGGTTTGATGCGATCGTATCAGATTATGAGATGCCAGAAATGGACGGTCTCCAGTTACTTGATGCAATACGATCCAAAGGAGTCCAAATTCCGTTTATTCTCCTAACCGGAAGAGGAAACGATACCGTGATGATCAGGGCGCTCAGTGCAGGAGCAGCCTCATATCTCCATAAAACAGCAAATCCGCGGGCGATGTTTACCGAACTTGCAGCAGTGCTGCACAAAGAGATGGAACTGAAGAGCCGGGCTGCTTCTGTTTATCATCCATCTCCTGTTCAGAGGGATAATCATCTCTTTGATCACCTTCCAGAACCTGCGTTTGCAGTTAATAATGAGGGATCTGTGACTGCATGGAACCAGGCCGCTGTTCAGATGACTGGAAGATCTGCAGATACGATGATCGGTGTCGGCTGGGAACAGTGTTCTTTGGCATTTGGAGGAGAACAGAGGAAGATGGCGGTGCATGCACTTCTTTCAGGCGATGTCTCATCTCTTGACGGATATGAGATCACCCTTTCATCCAGCACGCTGATCATCGGTAAACGAACATCCCGGACAGAAGAAGGGGTTTTGAAGACGTACTGGGAGAAGAGTTCTCTCATCATAGGAACAGATGGAAGAGCGGATGGCGCTGTGGTGATCATCAGGGATCTCACCATGCGACGCTCGATCATCAACCAGAACAAGGTGATGCGGGAACAGCTCGCTGCCATAGCGGACTGCATGATCGAGTTTGGAGGAAGTTTCAAGACTAATATCAGGTCAGTCCTGTCTACTGCCTGCAGGTTCTGCGGTGCTGCCATGGCAGGATATGTATCCAGCGGAAACACTCGTCCGGACTGTGTGTGTATCTACTGCTGTGATGAACACAAGGATGACAAGCAGGAGTTCAGATCCTGTATCACCGGAGATATTCACGAGAGAAGAGATCAGACAGCTCCCCGTTGGTACACAAGGGAGTACTCGGTAGGTTCAGAAGGATCTAGCAGGGTGATCCTCGCCTTCTTCGAGGATGAGGAGTCATCATTCTGCGACTCGTTTATCAGGCTCCTTATTGGTGCAATCAGTGCTGAGGAGCAAAGGCATACAGCAATTGAAGAGAAGAACCAAAGTGAGGAGCGATACCGGATGATCTTTGAGAATGCGCCGGTTGCTCTCTTTGAAGAAGATTACTCCGGAGTATACCGCAGGCTTATGAGTGATGATGATTGCGTGGCCTTCTCCCATAGTTGGGATGATCCTGCTGCGATCAACAGCCTGATGAATGAGGTTCATCTGACCAGTATGAACGAAGCTTCATGCAGACTGCTTGGAACTGATGAGCCCTCAGTTCAGGCGATGAAGATACTGGGATCAACAGAGGCTGCGTACTCACTCTTTCGTGAGGCATGCTCGTGTATCACTACCAACAAACCTAGCTTTTCAGGGCATGATCGTCTGATCCTTCCTGACAGCCAGGAACGGAATGTGTACCTGAACTGGACAGCACCACGACAGAATGACCAGTACAAATCTGTCCTTGTTTCAATGGTAGATATCACCGGGCAGAAACAGATAGAGGCATCGCTTCGACAGGCAAATAAAAAGCTGGGCACACTCACAACCCTTACAAGGCATGATATCCTCAACCAGATGACCGCTCTGATAGGATACCTGCACCTTTTAAGCAATGAGATATCAGACCCTGAAGTTATAGGGTGGATCAGGAACTGCCAGAAGATCTGCAGAGCAATAACTACCATCATCTCATTCACCAAGGAGTACGAACAGATCGGGCTGTTCGAACCTCGATGGGCTGACCTATCTGATCTCATTCATACCGATGATCTAGAGCAGGGTTTTCTGGAGCTTGAGATCGAACTCAAACTTCCTTCAGTCAGCATCTATGCAGATGCCATGTTTCCCCAGGTCATCTGGAACCTCATCGACAATGTCTCCCGGCATTCCATAACTGCAACCCGTGTCTCGATCACTGGATTCCACAATGAGGTGAATTGCTGCCTGATTGTTGAGGATAACGGCCTTGGCATCGCAGACTGTCTCAAAGAGAAGATCTTTGAACGCGGATATGGGTCCCATACCGGACTTGGTCTCTTTCTCGTCCGTGAGATCCTTTCAATAACCGGGATATCGATCAGAGAGTGCGGAGAAGAAGGGAACGGGGCGAAGTTTTTCATCACAATTCCTTCTGACGCATGGAGAGATCTGAATACCCCTTCCTGA
- a CDS encoding DUF4198 domain-containing protein produces MNSFSICMLKNFLIVLVCLFSILGVASVSAHESWAIPESSWVNVNDTAYFFVGSSHLFGTSEEVPAGYITLDLRHQDGSVDKQVSDDVNKTQDCKTMGYYKVFEFPINKPGLNVLDLYHTEGIWTHVVTNPPDIEGGEWINKPIEEINFDTMNKTGWADNWYIERSYPKYVYSKTFVAGPDADFSGANKAYGQEWEIVPLSNITTAGTGSFEVQVLYKNKPFEGAAVKAAKAGTPESEIAINETSNAEGKVSLNLDSPGKWVIKSDTGTDSRITTLKDEPRGAKSTEKSIVGPVYRYALVLSDDYFKPFE; encoded by the coding sequence GTGAACTCATTCTCTATCTGCATGCTGAAAAATTTTCTGATTGTACTGGTATGCCTCTTCTCCATTCTTGGAGTGGCATCTGTCTCAGCTCACGAAAGTTGGGCTATTCCTGAAAGTTCATGGGTGAACGTCAATGATACGGCCTACTTCTTTGTCGGGAGCAGTCATCTCTTTGGTACCAGCGAAGAAGTTCCGGCAGGATACATCACGCTGGATCTCAGGCATCAGGATGGATCTGTTGACAAACAGGTCTCCGACGATGTCAACAAGACACAGGACTGTAAAACCATGGGATACTACAAGGTCTTTGAGTTCCCGATCAACAAACCGGGTCTGAATGTCCTTGATCTCTATCATACAGAAGGCATCTGGACCCATGTTGTCACCAATCCTCCAGATATCGAGGGTGGGGAATGGATCAACAAGCCGATCGAGGAGATCAATTTTGATACCATGAACAAGACCGGATGGGCTGACAACTGGTACATCGAGCGATCATACCCGAAGTACGTCTACTCCAAGACCTTTGTTGCAGGTCCGGATGCTGACTTTTCTGGTGCAAACAAAGCATATGGACAGGAGTGGGAGATTGTGCCACTGAGCAACATCACAACTGCAGGAACCGGGTCATTCGAGGTTCAGGTTCTCTACAAGAACAAACCGTTTGAAGGGGCAGCAGTGAAGGCAGCAAAGGCAGGAACTCCTGAGAGCGAGATCGCGATCAACGAGACCTCAAATGCCGAAGGAAAAGTCTCTCTGAATCTTGATTCCCCGGGGAAATGGGTTATAAAATCAGATACCGGAACCGATTCACGGATCACCACACTGAAGGATGAACCCAGGGGAGCAAAATCGACTGAGAAGAGTATTGTCGGGCCTGTTTACCGGTATGCCCTTGTCCTCAGTGATGATTATTTCAAACCTTTTGAATAA
- a CDS encoding methyl-coenzyme M reductase operon protein D: MESTTYPQCRIVPIQMLKAENAEKFLDGLSYIAGIRRVLVHGPGYQKDGIENPCVPCTRSLPSSTLVTVSKQPMLMHVLMGEVIVEAADEQVIEKVAMYCDEFFDDIAYQILLGKFMKTKASQSDYVRPGVAMDTELIGLYDTKQSIFPYILPDENICTCDT, encoded by the coding sequence ATGGAATCAACCACATATCCACAATGCCGGATTGTACCAATCCAGATGCTCAAAGCCGAGAATGCAGAAAAATTCCTTGATGGTCTCTCATACATTGCGGGGATCAGGCGTGTCCTCGTGCATGGGCCCGGATATCAGAAGGACGGGATTGAGAACCCCTGTGTTCCCTGCACCCGGTCACTCCCGTCTTCAACGCTGGTCACAGTATCAAAACAGCCTATGCTGATGCATGTCCTGATGGGAGAAGTAATTGTTGAAGCTGCAGATGAACAGGTGATAGAGAAGGTCGCCATGTATTGTGATGAGTTTTTTGATGATATTGCCTATCAGATCTTACTCGGAAAATTCATGAAGACCAAGGCTTCCCAGTCTGATTATGTCAGGCCCGGTGTTGCTATGGATACAGAACTTATCGGTCTCTATGATACAAAGCAGTCGATATTTCCGTATATTCTTCCAGATGAGAACATCTGTACCTGCGATACCTGA
- a CDS encoding alpha/beta hydrolase, with amino-acid sequence MSFEYIPGPVCLSLKWVLERPIQPLPVPILAVLCGGWSYGLIPYCGPGTRKALWDNEQAFLNALSSHLNGQGIYTLRLISRENGSVPDDSTLTLGAGHDGVLLALRDIEGPVIWTPDHMVFIGHGMGSYSCCQLASYGIRPGGYIFAGGIYSDLEVILSQKYLLPIELQKKQGSDEQSVVPDSLSLLISENMGAILQAIRKKRSRIQLQALNEKIEIRLNQDLYSGDETPRTMFRYITSPTLVIHGSSDLDVTVWNATSIEQVVRKNVATPERIILEDRDHWFRMVQGSIGRHMKDRVSGASFFYEQDERFLRECSSFIRRIYGVHEAQQEVLKRGSHLGHDHIRKRVPKESG; translated from the coding sequence ATGTCCTTTGAGTATATCCCGGGGCCGGTATGTCTGTCACTCAAATGGGTACTGGAGAGACCCATACAGCCTCTGCCTGTCCCAATCCTTGCAGTCCTCTGTGGGGGCTGGTCATACGGGCTGATTCCATACTGCGGCCCTGGAACGAGAAAAGCGCTGTGGGATAATGAACAGGCCTTTCTGAATGCATTATCCTCGCATCTCAACGGCCAGGGGATCTACACCCTCCGTCTGATATCCAGGGAGAATGGGAGTGTGCCCGATGATTCCACCCTCACACTGGGTGCAGGTCATGACGGAGTGCTTCTGGCCTTGAGAGATATTGAAGGTCCGGTGATCTGGACTCCTGATCATATGGTCTTCATCGGTCATGGTATGGGGAGTTATTCCTGTTGTCAGCTTGCATCCTATGGTATCAGACCTGGAGGATACATATTTGCAGGAGGTATCTACTCAGATCTTGAGGTTATACTCTCCCAAAAATATCTTCTCCCGATTGAGTTACAGAAAAAACAAGGAAGTGATGAGCAGAGTGTTGTACCTGACTCCCTCTCGCTCCTGATTTCCGAGAACATGGGTGCAATCCTCCAGGCCATCAGGAAAAAGCGATCGAGGATTCAGCTCCAGGCCCTGAACGAGAAGATAGAGATTCGCCTGAATCAGGATCTGTATTCAGGTGATGAGACCCCAAGAACGATGTTCAGATATATCACCTCCCCCACCCTTGTCATTCACGGGTCCTCTGATCTTGATGTCACCGTCTGGAATGCAACCTCGATTGAGCAGGTAGTACGAAAAAACGTGGCTACCCCTGAACGTATTATTCTTGAGGACAGGGATCACTGGTTCAGAATGGTGCAGGGAAGCATCGGCAGGCACATGAAAGACCGGGTGTCAGGAGCTAGTTTCTTTTATGAGCAGGATGAGAGGTTTTTACGAGAATGCTCGTCGTTCATCAGGCGGATATATGGAGTTCATGAAGCCCAGCAGGAAGTCTTGAAACGGGGTTCTCACCTCGGTCATGACCATATCAGGAAGAGAGTACCAAAAGAATCAGGGTAA
- the mcrB gene encoding coenzyme-B sulfoethylthiotransferase subunit beta, protein MTTYKDSIDLYSDDGKLLKSGVSLDRIHPLINPATLKIVDLTKRTINVNLAGIEQALKGAKLGKGRILGRELDLPIMEHKDALIERIHDMVQLEEGDDTDITEFNKGNLLLVKVPTRRLVGASTYDAAITSVASAVTYAIVDEFDVSPFDASTVKAAAWGSYPHTQDMEAALVTSILTIPQNNEGIGYALRNISVNHFVMMTGRNALQGAALSSTLETAAIFEMGCVGPFERNQLLCYAHQGLNANNMVYDIVKDNGQTGTVGTVVQSLVERALEDRVIKPGKKGGYFQFYDTEDPALWNAYVSAGTLAATIVNCGAGRFVQAVSATLLYFNDMIEHETGLPSSDFGRNMGTGVGFSFFSHSIYGGGGPGIFNGNHVVTRHAAGVAIPCAVAAAAMDGGTQMFSPEGTSKIMGETYGTIDVFRRPIDQIAEGA, encoded by the coding sequence ATGACCACGTACAAGGATTCCATCGATCTCTATTCTGATGATGGGAAGCTTCTCAAATCCGGAGTATCACTTGATCGGATCCATCCGCTCATAAACCCGGCGACACTGAAGATTGTTGATCTAACCAAACGAACCATCAACGTCAATCTGGCAGGTATCGAACAGGCACTCAAAGGTGCAAAACTTGGTAAAGGCAGGATACTCGGTCGTGAACTGGACCTCCCAATCATGGAGCACAAGGATGCTCTCATCGAACGGATCCATGACATGGTTCAGTTGGAAGAGGGAGATGACACAGATATCACCGAATTCAACAAAGGCAATCTCCTTCTTGTCAAGGTGCCAACCCGACGGCTCGTTGGTGCATCAACGTATGATGCAGCGATAACCTCGGTGGCATCTGCGGTCACCTACGCAATTGTGGATGAGTTTGATGTCAGTCCTTTTGATGCGTCAACAGTAAAGGCAGCTGCCTGGGGATCTTATCCGCATACTCAGGATATGGAAGCTGCCCTCGTCACTTCAATTCTCACGATTCCACAGAACAATGAAGGGATCGGCTATGCACTCCGCAACATATCAGTCAATCATTTTGTGATGATGACCGGACGAAATGCCCTGCAGGGTGCAGCACTTTCATCAACCCTTGAAACGGCCGCCATATTTGAGATGGGTTGTGTAGGGCCGTTTGAACGAAATCAGCTCCTCTGTTATGCACATCAGGGCCTGAATGCAAACAACATGGTCTATGATATTGTGAAGGACAATGGGCAGACCGGAACCGTGGGAACCGTTGTCCAGTCCCTCGTAGAACGGGCACTTGAAGACCGGGTTATCAAACCAGGCAAGAAAGGAGGGTACTTCCAGTTCTATGATACTGAAGATCCAGCACTGTGGAATGCCTATGTGTCTGCAGGCACGTTAGCTGCAACAATTGTAAACTGTGGAGCAGGGCGGTTTGTTCAGGCTGTATCAGCGACGCTCCTGTACTTCAACGATATGATAGAACACGAGACCGGGCTTCCCAGCAGTGATTTTGGGAGGAATATGGGAACCGGTGTGGGATTCTCATTCTTCAGCCACTCGATCTACGGGGGTGGAGGGCCGGGAATCTTCAACGGAAACCACGTTGTGACCAGGCATGCTGCCGGTGTTGCTATTCCCTGTGCTGTAGCAGCCGCTGCTATGGATGGTGGAACTCAGATGTTCTCGCCTGAAGGAACCTCGAAGATCATGGGGGAGACATACGGGACCATCGACGTGTTCCGTCGCCCTATTGATCAGATAGCAGAAGGTGCCTGA
- the mcrD gene encoding methyl-coenzyme M reductase operon protein D, with translation MSDISSATQEIFPQVKIVSIRMMKPETTEKLLNMIVKVPGVRRILLRGQNIPKTVPYGPARGIENTTDFKTAVTVAGTDVDIRLMFGDVILELEDISVADRIAKTCEEFFTNFGFYIQKGTFIKPHPSMVDYAKYGPRMEPDLIGLCDPKRKDKPVNLGKYESQVSFTGHCENNMLEG, from the coding sequence ATGAGCGATATCTCGTCTGCCACCCAGGAGATATTTCCCCAGGTGAAGATCGTCTCGATCAGGATGATGAAACCGGAGACAACCGAGAAACTTCTCAATATGATCGTGAAAGTTCCCGGAGTCAGAAGAATTCTTCTTAGGGGACAGAACATTCCAAAGACCGTTCCATACGGTCCTGCCCGGGGAATTGAGAATACCACCGATTTTAAGACCGCCGTTACCGTTGCAGGCACTGATGTTGACATCAGGCTCATGTTCGGCGATGTCATCCTTGAGCTTGAAGACATCTCGGTAGCCGACAGGATTGCCAAGACCTGTGAAGAGTTCTTCACCAACTTCGGATTTTACATCCAGAAAGGGACCTTCATCAAACCACATCCCTCCATGGTTGACTACGCCAAATACGGACCGAGGATGGAGCCTGATTTGATAGGACTGTGCGATCCCAAGCGTAAAGATAAACCCGTAAATCTTGGCAAATATGAGAGCCAGGTCTCTTTTACAGGGCACTGTGAGAACAACATGCTCGAAGGGTAG
- the mcrG gene encoding coenzyme-B sulfoethylthiotransferase subunit gamma — MTYTPNYGPGTSKVAINRRKQMNRDHLLKKMRTITDEDIILILGHRSPGEGYRSVHPPIQETTEPDCPMRRLVKPTEGAQHGDRVRYVQFADSMYNAPCQPYQRTYSEMYRFRGIDPGTLSGRQIVECRERDLEQYCSTLMETEMFDPARVSLRGATVHGHSLRLSEDGMQFDAIQRCTLGSDGIVYYVKNQIGVPLDRKVPVGKPLDDDWLAENSTIFHSLLGNPLREDPEYIEYLQRIHTLRTKYGFMPREVKK; from the coding sequence ATGACATATACTCCAAATTACGGTCCCGGAACTTCCAAAGTTGCAATAAACCGCCGTAAACAGATGAATCGCGACCATCTCCTGAAGAAGATGCGTACCATCACTGATGAGGACATTATTCTCATCCTCGGGCATCGTTCACCTGGTGAAGGGTACCGGAGTGTACACCCGCCGATTCAGGAGACAACAGAGCCGGACTGCCCGATGCGCAGACTGGTAAAACCCACCGAAGGTGCTCAACACGGGGACAGGGTAAGATATGTACAGTTTGCCGATTCCATGTACAACGCTCCGTGTCAGCCATATCAGCGTACATACTCCGAGATGTACCGGTTCAGAGGCATTGATCCCGGCACTCTTTCAGGCAGGCAGATCGTTGAGTGTCGTGAGAGGGATCTTGAGCAGTACTGCTCAACCCTGATGGAGACCGAGATGTTTGACCCTGCCCGGGTGAGTCTTCGTGGTGCGACAGTGCATGGCCACTCACTCCGGCTCTCTGAAGACGGGATGCAGTTCGATGCAATTCAGAGATGCACGCTCGGAAGCGATGGAATTGTCTATTATGTAAAGAACCAGATCGGAGTTCCTCTGGATCGCAAGGTACCGGTCGGAAAGCCGCTTGATGATGACTGGCTCGCGGAGAACAGTACAATCTTCCATTCACTTCTGGGTAACCCGCTTCGTGAAGATCCTGAATATATCGAGTACCTGCAGCGAATCCATACGCTCCGCACAAAATACGGATTTATGCCCAGGGAGGTGAAGAAATGA
- the mcrA gene encoding coenzyme-B sulfoethylthiotransferase subunit alpha, with protein sequence MTRVEKSQKKFLKALKEKFSGQDVESQKTSFYHFDGVHQSPRKREFIKINEEIVNKRGISMYDPDHCHLGGIPMGQRQLMTYEISGTGTFVEGDDLHFVNNSAMQQMWDDIRRTIIVGMDMAHNTLQKRLGLEVTPETINEYLHILNHALPGGAVVQEHMVETNPGLVDDCYVKIFTGDDEVADQIDPQYLLNIEKLFPKKQADVLKAEVGKSMYQAIHVPTIVGRVCDGGTTSRWSAMQIGMSFIAAYRTCAGEAAVADLSYAAKHAGVIQMGTHLPARRARGPNEPGGIKFGLFCDIIQTNRKYPDDPAKAALEQVAAGAVLFDQIWLGSYMSGGVGFTQYATAAYTDNILDDYTYYGMDYLKDKYGYDYTQPGPDKTIKPTQEIVNDIGTEVTLYGLEQYEQFPTLMEDHFGGSQRAAVLAAASGISVSMATGNSNAGLNAWYLSMIIHKDAWSRLGFFGYDLQDQCGSSNSLSIEPDRGAMGELRGPNYPNYAMNVGHQGEYAAIVGAAHFGRADPFCYDPRVKITFADPSLQFDFSEPRKEFAKGAIREFEPAGERSLIIPAR encoded by the coding sequence ATGACCCGAGTTGAGAAGTCACAGAAGAAATTCCTCAAGGCTCTGAAAGAGAAATTTTCAGGTCAGGATGTCGAGTCCCAAAAGACCAGTTTTTATCACTTTGACGGTGTTCATCAGTCTCCAAGAAAACGTGAGTTCATCAAGATAAATGAGGAGATCGTCAACAAACGTGGTATCTCCATGTATGATCCTGACCACTGTCACCTTGGTGGAATCCCGATGGGTCAGAGGCAACTGATGACCTACGAGATCTCGGGGACCGGAACCTTTGTGGAGGGTGATGATCTTCACTTTGTCAACAACTCGGCGATGCAACAGATGTGGGATGATATCAGACGAACCATCATCGTCGGTATGGATATGGCCCACAACACACTTCAAAAACGTCTTGGTTTAGAGGTGACCCCTGAAACCATCAACGAATATCTACACATTCTCAATCATGCATTGCCAGGCGGTGCTGTGGTTCAGGAGCATATGGTTGAGACAAATCCGGGTCTCGTTGACGACTGTTATGTCAAGATCTTTACCGGTGATGATGAGGTCGCAGACCAGATCGATCCTCAGTACCTCCTCAACATCGAGAAACTCTTCCCTAAAAAACAGGCTGATGTGCTGAAGGCTGAAGTGGGAAAGTCGATGTATCAGGCTATTCACGTCCCGACTATCGTTGGTCGTGTCTGTGATGGTGGGACAACCAGCCGGTGGTCTGCGATGCAGATCGGTATGTCATTCATTGCTGCCTACCGGACCTGCGCAGGCGAAGCAGCAGTTGCAGATCTCTCGTATGCGGCTAAACACGCCGGTGTTATCCAGATGGGAACTCATCTTCCAGCACGACGAGCCCGTGGACCGAATGAACCGGGAGGCATCAAGTTTGGTCTCTTCTGTGATATCATCCAAACAAACCGGAAGTATCCGGATGACCCGGCAAAGGCAGCACTAGAGCAGGTAGCTGCTGGTGCAGTGCTTTTCGACCAGATCTGGCTTGGATCCTATATGTCAGGCGGAGTCGGGTTTACTCAGTATGCAACCGCTGCGTACACCGACAACATCTTAGATGATTACACGTACTACGGGATGGACTATCTCAAAGATAAGTACGGGTATGATTATACCCAGCCCGGTCCTGATAAGACGATCAAACCAACCCAAGAGATTGTCAACGACATCGGTACTGAAGTGACACTCTATGGTCTCGAACAGTATGAACAGTTCCCGACCCTTATGGAGGACCATTTCGGTGGTTCCCAGCGTGCAGCAGTTCTTGCTGCTGCATCAGGTATCAGTGTCTCAATGGCTACCGGGAACTCGAATGCAGGTCTGAACGCCTGGTACCTCTCCATGATTATTCATAAGGATGCCTGGTCACGGCTCGGGTTCTTCGGGTATGATCTTCAGGACCAGTGTGGGTCATCGAATTCCCTTTCGATTGAACCTGACAGAGGTGCGATGGGTGAGCTCCGTGGTCCAAACTATCCGAACTACGCGATGAACGTAGGGCATCAGGGGGAGTACGCCGCCATCGTCGGTGCAGCACACTTTGGACGGGCAGATCCTTTCTGTTATGATCCCAGGGTGAAGATTACGTTTGCGGATCCGTCTCTACAGTTTGACTTCTCAGAACCGAGAAAAGAGTTTGCTAAAGGAGCCATCCGGGAATTTGAACCGGCGGGGGAGCGATCCCTGATCATCCCGGCACGATAA